In the genome of Podospora pseudocomata strain CBS 415.72m chromosome 2 map unlocalized CBS415.72m_2.2, whole genome shotgun sequence, one region contains:
- a CDS encoding uncharacterized protein (EggNog:ENOG503P0MZ; COG:G; CAZy:AA9), whose protein sequence is MLTSLISTLGLLAAGVNAHGAVTSYIIDGKTYPGYQGFSPANSKNVIQRQWPNYNPITSCSASQLRCNGGTSATESAPVQPGSKVSAVWQQWTHSQGPVIVWMYKCPGAFSSCDGSGSGWFKIDEGGFKASNGVFLDSENPSGWEIAKLVGGNKQWTSTIPSGLAPGNYLIRHELIALHQANAPQFYPECAQLVVGGSGSAQPDSSYKAAIPGYCKDGDSNIRVPINNRNIPQTYVVPGPPVWRGASKKARDFSA, encoded by the exons ATGTTGACCTCCCTCATCAGcaccctcggcctcctcgccgccggtGTCAACGCCCACGGTGCCGTCACCAGCTACATCATCGACGGCAAGACCTACCCCGGCTACCAGGGCTTCTCCCCGGCCAACAGCAAGAATGTGATCCAGCGCCAATGGCCCAACtacaaccccatcacctcttGCAGCGCCTCCCAGCTCCGCTGCAACGGCGGCACCTCGGCCACCGAGTCCGCCCCCGTCCAGCCCGGCTCCAAGGTCAGCGCCGTCTGGCAGCAGTGGACTCACTCCCAGGGCCCCGTCATCGTCTGGATGTACAAATGCCCGGGCGCTTTCAGCTCCTGCGACGGGTCTGGCTCCGGCTGGTTCAAGATTGATGAGGGTGGCTTCAAGGCTAGCAACGGCGTGTTCCTCGACTCGGAGAACCCGTCTGGGTGGGAGATTGCCAAGCTTGTCGGTGGCAACAAACAGTGGACTAGCACTATTCCTTCGGGGCTTGCTCCTGGAAACTATCTCATTCGCCACGAGTTGATTGCCCTTCACCAGGCCAATGCCCCTCAGTTCTACCCCGAGTGCGCTCAGCTCGTGGTTGGCGGGTCTGGCTCGGCTCAGCCGGATAGCTCTTACAAGGCTGCTATTCCTGGGTACTGCAAGGATGGTGACTCTAACATTAGG gtccccatcaacaaccgcAACATTCCCCAGACCTATGTTGTCCCCGGCCCTCCCGTGTGGCGCGGTGCCTCCAAGAAGGCTCGTGACTTCTCTGCTTAA
- a CDS encoding uncharacterized protein (COG:E; EggNog:ENOG503P0WU) gives MLSSWARIASSLLLVSARWATAIPTAELDERELNSRQEDNHWVATWTSMPQLVEPNNMPPSQFTNGGVFRDATIRQTLHLSIGAERLRIQISNTFGGSDLPITAASIALAAGNKAGVAGIDAATLKPLTFRNGSSSIVVPRGQVAYTDPIEFSVGPQTNIAVSLYSQQGQSGSSITGHPGSRTTSHMQSGNRVSTATLSGGANTKHWYFLSAVEAWKPKDHSAFVILGDSITDGRGSTDDGNNRWPDLLIARMQKEGINHIGVNNQAAGGNTVLSGGLGPTLLTRYKRDALQVAGVKYVMIFIGVNDIGGGGTDSGSQNSIATRLQSAFQQIVRECKAAGIKTIGGTITQFTGSGQSYSNPTREQTRVKVNEWILNSGTFDATVDFAKIIGDPGNRAQLARQFDGGDHLHPNVAGFQAMADGFPLGFFRAFNGTL, from the exons ATGCTTTCTTCGTGGGCGAGAATTGCCTCTtcgttgctgctggtgtcaGCACGATGGGCTACTGCTATTCCAACCGCCGAGTTGGACGAGAGAGAACTCAACTCTCGTCAGGAGGATAATCACTGGGTGGCAACATGGACTTCCATGCCTCAGCTGGTTGAGCCTAACAATATGCCACCTTCGCAATTC ACCAACGGAGGCGTCTTCCGCGATGCCACCATCAGACaaaccctccacctctccatcGGCGCCGAGAGACTCCGCATCCAAATCAGCAACACCTTCGGCGGCAgcgacctccccatcaccgccgcctccatcgccctcgccgccggaAACAAAGCCGGAGTAGCCGGCATCGACGCCGCAACACTCAAACCCCTCACCTTCCGCAacggctcctcctccatcgtcGTCCCCCGCGGCCAGGTAGCGTACACTGACCCAATCGAGTTTTCCGTCGGCCCCCAGACCAACATCGCCGTCTCCCTCTACTCCCAGCAAGGCCAGTCaggcagcagcatcaccggCCACCCCGGCAGCCGCACAACCTCGCACATGCAGTCCGGCAACCGCGTCAGCACCGCCACCCTGTCCGGGGGAGCCAACACCAAGCACTGGTACTTCCTGTCCGCAGTCGAAGCCTGGAAGCCAAAGGATCACTCCGCGTTTGTGATCCTGGGGGATAGCATCACCGACGGGAGAGGCAGCACCGACGACGGGAACAACCGCTGGCCTGACCTGCTCATCGCGCGTATGCAGAAAGAGGGAATCAACCACATCGGCGTCAACAACCAGGCTGCGGGGGGCAACACTGTTCTCTCTGGCGGTCTGGGACCGACCCTCCTCACCCGGTACAAACGCGACGCTTTGCAAGTAGCAGGCGTGAAATATGTCATGATCTTCATTGGGGTGAATGacatcggcggcggtggcaccGACTCTGGTTCTCAAAACTCCATTGCGACAAGGTTGCAAAGCGCGTTCCAGCAGATTGTTAGGGAGTGCAAAGCAGCGGGGATCAAGACGATAGGGGGGACGATTACTCAGTTTACGGGGAGCGGGCAGAGCTATAGCAACCCGACGAGGGAGCAGACGAGGGTCAAGGTGAATGAGTGGATTTTGAACAGCGGGACGTTTGACGCGACGGTGGATTTTGCAAAGATTATTGGGGATCCGGGGAATCGGGCGCAGCTGGCGAGGCAgtttgatgggggggatCATTTGCATCCTAACGTGGCGGGGTTTCAGGCTATGGCGGATGGGTTTCCGCTGGGGTTTTTCAGAGCTTTTAATGGGACTTTGTga
- a CDS encoding uncharacterized protein (EggNog:ENOG503P9I0), whose translation MPTHARTGSRSSIDRVFELLGDLEEADLSLLLDDLNHTTESNVPVSQAIALFEKGPSRPNKKYERASSPVRNLQAELERRHSKRLSMAPQPRPQSIISSPLKDKPEPLDFSFPSTSLDLSLDFSSPTSPSLSPPALSPSSSPTSLPSLDESPRPSSRPELPSLITLSLPENETATRPLSVHSARSGTGSALGSRPRSYKRIDRPTILSPTATAELHALLLAYLNDSSSSETSTATPSPTTPLPSLSSSIFSFRHPDDEPEPMMPGLDLLEPSPTRTPYMGFGSLSGGNMGMGMGMGMGGSLKPKASMSSIFEIMGSH comes from the coding sequence ATGCCGACACACGCGCGCACCGGATCGCGCTCGTCTATTGACCGAGTCTTCGAGCTGTTGGGCGATCTCGAAGAAGCCGACCTCTCGCTCTTGCTCGACGACCTCAACCATACCACTGAAAGCAACGTTCCCGTCTCCCAAGCTATTGCCTTGTTCGAGAAGGGGCCCAGCAGACCGAACAAGAAATATGAGCGCGCTTCGTCTCCCGTCAGAAACTTGCAGGCCGAGTTGGAGCGTCGGCACAGCAAGAGGCTCTCCATGGCACCACAACCCAGGCCGCAGTCCATaatatcatcaccactcaAAGACAAACCAGAACCGCTGGACTTCTCGTTCCCGTCCACTTCGCTCGATCTTTCTCTCGACTTTTCTTCTCCGACCAGTCCCTCGctctctcctcccgctcTTTCTCCTTCCAGTTCACCGACTAGTCTCCCTTCGCTCGACGAGTCCCCTCGGCCTTCCTCCAGACCCGAGCTCCCATCTTTGATCACGCTTTCCTTACCCGAAAACGAAACGGCCACCCGGCCCCTCTCGGTCCATTCGGCACGTTCGGGAACCGGCTCCGCACTGGGGTCCCGACCTCGTTCCTACAAGCGAATCGACCGGCCAACAATTCTCTCCCCAACTGCGACGGCCGAGCTTCATGCTCTTCTACTGGCATACCTCAACGACTCGTCATCGTCCGAAACCTCAACGGCGACGCCCTCGCCcacaacacccctccccagcttGTCGAGCTCGATCTTTTCTTTCCGTCATCCAGACGACGAGCCGGAACCGATGATGCCAGGCCTGGACCTTCTCGAACCATCACCGACCAGAACACCGTACATGGGCTTTGGGTCTTTGTCAGGAGGTAACATGGGtatgggcatgggcatgggcatgggtGGAAGCCTGAAACCCAAGGCTAGCATGTCGAGCATTTTCGAGATTATGGGTTCGCACTAA
- a CDS encoding uncharacterized protein (EggNog:ENOG503NWDQ; COG:Q): MEPTHRMGWSPTLTWLRWGPKYHLHRKVLQPPFAKSKVGQYQDYQLREALICCKSMIDDPENWVIAVRRFAVAIVLKISYGLNVDSPDSQWIKLAEESAEAIGKSGPPASSIMDRFPLTRYLPTWLPFMERLRYARTWRHAIEDITRLPFEAAMSSPTSPTKSFVHHRMAIHNSNLERSIPNDFTIEDIKGAAATIVIAGNDTTAATLMLLVLYLLKNPHVQSLAHSEISSLPHALPTFSSLPSLPFTHLLLQETYRLNPLSPLGIPHSSLHPDTYKGMYIPPNTIIYQNIWAMNHNPSIYSDPDDFIPERYLPVDQGGRGEPLPQGNFGFGRRVCIGRHLAENSLMIVLATILATMEIGEPETGEVGEEWSFRGQAIVMPFRASFRPRSDKMKELLDEAVKKLDGEEGEDR, encoded by the exons ATGGAGCCAACACACAGAATGGGCTGGTCCCCAACTCTCACATGGCTTCGCTGGGGGCCAAAATACCATCTTCACCGCAAAGTCTTACAGCCCCCTTTTGCCAAGTCCAAAGTAGGGCAGTATCAAGACTACCAGCTACGAGAGGCGCTGATATGCTGCAAAAGCATGATCGACGACCCGGAAAACTGGGTTATAGCCGTTAGACGGTTCGCAGTGGCCATCGTTTTGAAGATATCCTACGGGCTCAACGTCGATAGCCCGGACAGCCAGTGGATTAAACTGGCGGAAGAGTCAGCCGAAGCGATAGGTAAATCAGGGCCACCGGCAAGTTCGATCATGGATCGATTTCCTCTCa CAAGATACCTACCAACATGGCTACCCTTCATGGAACGCCTCCGCTACGCCCGAACCTGGCGCCACGCAATAGAAGACATCACCCGCCTCCCCTTCGAAGCAGCCATGTCCTcgcccacctccccaaccaaaagctttgtccaccaccgcatGGCCATCCACAACTCCAATCTCGAACGGTCTATCCCAAACGACTTCACCATCGAAGACATCAAAGGCGCCGCCGCAACGATAGTCATAGCAGGCAACGACACG ACCGCCGCCACATTGATGCTCCTGGTATTATacctcctcaaaaaccctCACGTCCAATCCCTCGCCCATTCCGaaatctcctccctcccccatgCACTCCCCactttctcctccctcccctccctccccttcacccacCTCCTACTCCAAGAAACCTACCGCCtaaaccccctctcccccctcggaATAccccactcctccctccacccgGACACCTACAAAGGAATGTACATCCCGCCCAACACAATCATCTACCAAAACATCTGGGCCATGaaccacaacccctccatctaCTCCGACCCCGACGACTTCATTCCCGAACGGTACCTCCCCGTTGaccaaggcggccgaggtgAGCCCCTGCCACAGGGAAATTTCggttttgggaggagggtctGTATAGGACGGCATCTGGCGGAGAATAGTCTGATGATTGTTTTGGCCACGATACTCGCGACGATGGAGATTGGCGAGCCGGAaacgggggaggtgggtgaggagtgGAGTTTTAGGGGGCAGGC GATTGTAATGCCGTTTAGGGCTTCGTTTAGGCCGAGGTCGGACAAGATGAAAGAGTTGTTGGATGAGGCTGTTAAAAagttggatggagaggagggggaagatcGTTAG
- a CDS encoding uncharacterized protein (EggNog:ENOG503P28A): MAFPFSILPISAAFVLVLSSLFLSLGKSAPANGGVCYSQDLPNILAESFPNSATGVLNATLAIIPISLESARRLIPPQYRILEGAYRSLLPDFPKGMYPVMLQAAHDHDVQFRAYGITIEDFSRVGFEFPFLDFMGDGYSSFRWAPAQLISSTNDIALDGSRAYGTIVSPAEYEPLCDAYETLPNGATHFKGSSVNSAEFIELEMKRLALNVSPYPMELFKNITNQPTFANGTTCDNMIRLFNTTMSTGEYAPRAVLGSVKARTNALFQGADKEWTEIYGVQIATPFIENNYLDCKTMQGYEGTGGPGDSFVPGGDNDDHEL, encoded by the exons ATGGCGTTCCCATTTTCTATCCTGCCAATCTCGGCCGCCTTTGTTCTGGTACTATCATCACTCTTCCTCAGCCTTGGGAAGTCAGCTCCGGCAAATGGCGGCGTATGCTATTCGCAAGACCTCCCAAACATACTCGCCGAATCATTCCCAAACAGTGCAACCGGAGTTCTCAATGCCACGCTGGCCATCATTCCTATCTCCCTCGAGTCAGCTCGCCGCCTGATCCCACCACAGTACCGGATCCTCGAGGGGGCTTATCGATCTTTGTTGCCAGACTTCCCAAAGGGCATGTACCCTGTCATGCTGCAAGCCGCCCACGATCACGATGTTCAGTTCAGGGCATATGGTATCACGATAGAGGACTTTTCG CGTGTTGGGTTCGAGTTTCCGTTCCTCGACTTTATGGGTGATGGGTATTCCTCCTTCAGATGGGCACCAGCGCAGCTTATCAGTTCTACCAACGACATTGCTTTGGATGGATCACGAGCCTATGGTACCATTGTCTCTCCAGCCGAGTACGAGCCTCTCTGCGACGCCTACGAGACACTACCCAACGGCGCCACGCACTTCAAGGGCTCAAGCGTGAACTCGGCCGAGTTTATCGAGTTGGAAATGAAGCGCCTTGCGTTGAACGTCAGCCCGTACCCGATGGAGTTGTTCaagaacatcaccaaccagccGACTTTTGCCAATGGTACGACATGCGACAATATGATCAGACTGTTCAACACGACCATGTCGACTGGGGAATATGCACCTAGGGCTGTGCTGGGTAGTGTCAAGGCGAGGACGAATGCCTTGTTCCAAGGGGCAGATAAGGAGTGGACAGAGATCTACGGGGTGCAAATCGCCACTCCGTTTATCGAGAACAACTATCTTGACTGCAAGACGATGCAGGGCTACGAGGGGACTGGTGGGCCAGGGGACTCGTTCGTCCCAGGGGGCGATAATGATGATCATGAGCTATGA
- a CDS encoding uncharacterized protein (EggNog:ENOG503NWDQ; COG:Q), protein MSIVGSTSLKWGQVSRKHPRYAGICMLTVLPTSGCSMIDHRALRLEMPMDIRQLNHLSHQSSFSLVSTLLDSMTLLLSFKQHFTYQLLDYLTIQSTILLLLLGISTYQVVHFLRARNRPPLPTSPPGEFLLGHYRLVPEDAAFKKYAEWSKEYNSDVLFFETFGTKWIVLNSLESATELLEKRGSNYADRPRFVMFEE, encoded by the exons ATGTCTATTGTTGGTAGCACATCCCTGAAATGGGGACAAGTATCCCGCAAACACCCGCGATATGCGGGCATTTGCATGCTCACCGTGTTGCCAACAAGTGGCTGTTCTATGATAGATCATAGAGCTCTCCGACTTGAAATGCCTATGGATATCCGACAATTAAACCATCTTTCTCACCAGTCTTCCTTTTCCCTTGTATCTACCTTGCTTGACAG TATGACGCTACTGCTATCTTTCAAACAACACTTCACGTACCAGCTCTTAGACTACCTAACCATACAGAGCACCATCCTTCTCCTACTTCTCGGCATATCAACCTACCAAGTTGTACACTTTCTGCGAGCAAGAAACAgaccaccactcccaaccAGTCCGCCTGGTGAGTTTCTTCTTGGACACTACCGGCTAGTCCCTGAAGATGCCGCTTTCAAAAAGTATGCAGAATGGTCAAAAGAGTATA ACAGCGATGTGCTCTTTTTCGAGACCTTTGGGACGAAGTGGATAGTATTGAACAGCTTGGAATCGGCAACAGAGCTGCTTGAGAAGAGAGGATCAAATTATGCGGATCGTCCGCGATTTGTGATGTTTGAGGAGTAA
- a CDS encoding uncharacterized protein (COG:Q; EggNog:ENOG503Q4X8) translates to MAVMSILLGGLVTWFVGWIIYCRWLHPYSKYPGPFLASFSRLWIIKELYSGHLEVTLKKWHAKHGPIIRIAENEVSISDPTVIKAIYGAGTAFTKTEFYSAFSMPWSRFPEHFCNIDPKSHGERRKLVNHVYTMTNVGRYEPAIEECIELLYQCVKDASESGRPTDMALWLRYYAFDVIGILFFSRPFGFLETKKDYRGWINATDVLILFMAASAFVPRWMRSLVLMTSIVVPGAMAAVKAMDTMTDAGVEAVEKRQKELQESGGVMEKDDMLASFFRVMEEHGDLDNFGPLEIRGEIYTAIIAGSDTTASAITSVLYHLTKNPRTYRKLRDEIDTAVAEGRISSSGRIRYANAVKLPYFDACCKEGMRVHASLGLSFPRYTPKEGVELLGEFFPPGVKVGCNPQIVQRDKGVFGEDADEFVPERWLGRNAADLERHMLNFGGGPHMCLGKNISMMEIYKALPELIRDYDFELVDPKKEWTLINRWFHQPKNVQTIVTKRKK, encoded by the exons ATGGCAGTCATGTCGATATTACTAGGTGGTCTGGTCACCTGGTTCGTTGGGTGGATCATCTACTGTCGATGGTTACATCCCTACTCCAAATACCCAGGTCCTTTTCTCGCCTCTTTCTCGAGACTGTGGATCATCAAGGAGCTGTACTCGGGTCACTTAGAAGTCACGTTGAAAAAGTGGCACGCAAAACATG GTCCCATCATTCGCATCGCCGAGAACGAGGTGTCTATCTCAGACCCAACCGTTATCAAGGCCATCTATGGAGCCGGGACAGCTTTTACCAAG ACTGAGTTTTACTCGGCTTTCTCAATGCCATGGT CCCGATTCCCGGAGCACTTCTGCAACATAGACCCCAAGTCCCACGGCGAGCGCCGCAAGCTGGTCAACCATGTCTACACCATGACCAACGTCGGCCGCTACGAGCCAGCCATCGAAGAGTGTATCGAACTTCTTTATCAATGTGTTAAGGATGCCAGTGAGTCTGGCAGGCCAACTGACATGGCTCTCTGGCTTCGGTACTACGCCTTTGACGTGATTGGCATCCTTTTCTTCAGCCGTCCGTTTGGTTTTCTGGAGACCAAAAAGGATTACAGGGGCTGGATCAACGCAACCGACGTGCTGATCTTATTCATGGCAGCCTCTGCGTTTGTGCCCCGCTGGATGCGCAGTCTTGTTTTGATGACCTCTATTGTCGTCCCCGGTGCGATGGCAGCTGTCAAGGCGATGGACACGATGACAGATGCGGGGGttgaggctgttgagaaACGACAGAAGGAGCTGCAGGAGAGCGGTGGCgtgatggagaaggatgatATGCTGGCTAGCTTCTTCCGAGTGATGGAGGAGCATGGGGATTTGGATAACTTTGGTCCGCTGGAGATTAGAGGGGAGATTTACACCGCTAT CATCGCGGGATCCGACACCACGGCTAGTGCCATCACCTCAGTTCTTTATCACCTCACGAAAAATCCTAGAACCTACCGGAAGCTCAGAGATGAGATTGATACGGCCGTTGCCGAGGGTCGGATCAGCTCGTCTGGAAGAATCAGGTATGCTAATGCAGTCAAGCTGCCTTATTTTGACGCCTGCTGCAAGGAGGGCATGAGGGTCCACGCCAGTCTTGGTCTGTCGTTCCCGCGGTACACCCCCAAGGAAGGGGTTGAGCTCCTGGGAGAGTTTTTCCCTCCTGGGGTGAAAGTCGGATGCAACCCTCAGATTGTACAGCGTGATAAAGGTGTGTTTGGAGAGGATGCAGATGAGTTTGTGCCGGAGAGGTGGTTAGGTCGTAATGCTGCTGATTTGGAGAGACACATGCTGAAT tttggtggtggccccCATATGTGCTTGGGCAAGAAT ATCTCAATGATGGAAATCTACAAGGCCCTTCCAGAATTAATCCGCGATTACGATTTCGAGTTGGTGGACCCGAAGAAGGAATGGACTCTGATCAACCGGTGGTTCCATCAGCCCAAGAATGTTCAGACAATTGTTAccaagaggaagaaatgA